The Macaca fascicularis isolate 582-1 chromosome 1, T2T-MFA8v1.1 genome includes a window with the following:
- the PRPF3 gene encoding U4/U6 small nuclear ribonucleoprotein Prp3 — protein sequence MALSKRELDELKPWIEKTVKRVLGFSEPTVVTAALNCVGKGMDKKKAADHLKPFLDDSTLRFVDKLFEAVEEGRSSRHSKSSSDRSRKRELKEVFGDDSEISKESSGVKKRRIPRFEEVEEEPEVIPGPPSESPGMLTKLQIKQMMEAATRQIEERKKQLSFISPPTPQPKTPSSSQPERLPIGNTIQPSQAATFMNDAIEKARKAAELQARIQAQLALKPGLIGNANMVGLANLHAMGIAPPKVELKDQTKPTPLILDEQGRTVDATGKEIELTHRMPTLKANIRAVKREQFKQQLKEKPSEDMESNTFFDPRVSIAPSQRQRRTFKFHDKGKFEKIAQRLRTKAQLEKLQAEISQAARKTGIHTSTRLALIAPKKELKEGDIPEIEWWDSYIIPNGFDLTEENPKREDYFGITNLVEHPAQLNPPVDNDTPVTLGVYLTKKEQKKLRRQTRREAQKELQEKVRLGLMPPPEPKVRISNLMRVLGTEAVQDPTKVEAHVRAQMAKRQKAHEEANAARKLTAEQRKVKKIKKLKEDISQGVHISVYRVRNLSNPAKKFKIEANAGQLYLTGVVVLHKDVNVVVVEGGPKAQKKFKRLMLHRIKWDEQTSNTKGDDDEESDEEAVKKTNKCVLVWEGTAKDRSFGEMKFKQCPTENMAREHFKKHGAEHYWDLALSESVLESTD from the exons ATGGCACTGTCTAAGAGGGAGCTGGATGAGCTGAAACCATGGATAGAGAAGACAGTGAAGAGGGTCCTGGGTTTCTCAGAGCCTACAGTGGTCACAGCAGCATTGAACTGTGTGGGGAAGGGCATGGACAAGAAGAAGGCAGCCG ATCATCTGAAACCTTTTCTTGATGATTCTACTCTCCGATTTGTGGACAAACTCTTTGAGGCTGTGGAGGAAGGCCGAAGCTCTAGGCATTCCAAGTCTAGCAGTGACAGGAGCAGAAAACGAGAGCTAAAG GAGGTGTTTGGTGATGACTCTGAGATCTCTAAAGAATCATCAGGAGTAAAGAAGCGACGAATACCCCGTTTTGAGGAGGTGGAAGAAGAGCCAGAGGTGATCCCTGGGCCTCCATCAGAGAGCCCTGGCATGCTGACTAAGCTCCAG ATTAAACAGATGATGGAGGCAGCAACACGACAAATCGAGGAGAGGAAAAAACAGTTGAGCTTCATTAGCCCCCCTACACCTCAG CCAAAGACTCCTTCTTCTTCCCAACCAGAGCGACTTCCAATTGGCAACACTATTCAGCCCTCCCAGGCTGCCACTTTCATGAATGATGCCATTGAGAAGGCAAGGAAAGCAGCTGAACTACAAGCTCGAATCCAAGCCCAGCTGGCACTGAAGCCAGGACTCATCGGCAATGCCAACATGGTGGGCCTGGCTAATCTCCATGCCATGGGCATTGCTCCCCC GAAGGTGGAGTTAAAAGACCAAACGAAACCTACACCACTGATCCTGGATGAGCAAGGGCGCACTGTAGATGCAACAGGCAAGGAGATTGAGCTGACACACCGCATGCCTACTCTGAAAGCCAATATTCGTGCTGTGAAGAGGGAACAATTCAAGCAGCAACTAAAAGAAAAGCCATCAGAAGACATGGAATCCAATACCTTTTTTGACCCCCGAGTCTCCATTGCCCCTTCCCAGCGCCAGAGACGCACTTTTAAATTCCACGACAAGGGCAAATTTGAGAAGATTGCTCAGCGATTACGGACAAAG GCTCAACTGGAGAAGCTACAGGCAGAGATTTCACAAGCAGCTCGAAAAACAGGCATCCATACTTCGACTAGGCTTGCCCTCATAGCTCCTAAGAAGGAGCTAAAGGAAGGAGATATTCCTGAAATTGAGTGGTGGGACTCTTACATAATTCCCAATGGCTTTGATCT TACAGAGGAAAATCCCAAGAGAGAAGATTATTTTGGAATCACAAATCTTGTTGAACATCCAGCCCAGCTCAATCCTCCAG TTGACAATGACACACCAGTTACTCTGGGAGTATATCTTACcaagaaggaacagaaaaaacTTCGGAGACAAACAAGGAGGGAAGCACAGAAGGAACTACAAGAAAAAGTCAGGCTGGGCCTGATGCCTCCTCCAGAACCCAAAG TGAGAATTTCTAATCTGATGCGAGTATTAGGAACAGAAGCTGTTCAAGACCCCACGAAGGTAGAAGCCCATGTCAGAGCTCAGATGGCAAAAAGACAGAA AGCGCATGAAGAGGCCAACGCTGCCCGAAAACTCACAGCAGAACAGAGAAAggtcaagaaaattaaaaagcttaaAGAAGACATTTCACAGGGGGTACACATATCTGTATATAG AGTTCGAAATTTGAGCAACCCAGCCAAGAAGTTCAAGATTGAAGCCAATGCTGGGCAACTGTACCTGACAGGGGTGGTGGTACTGCACAAGGATGTCAACGTGGTAGTAGTGGAAGGGG GCCCCAAGGCCCAGAAGAAATTTAAGCGTCTTATGCTGCATCGGATAAAGTGGGATGAACAGACATCTAACACGAAGGGAGATG ATGATGAGGAATCTGATGAGGAAGCTGTGAAGAAAACCAACAAATGTGTACTAGTCTGGGAG GGTACAGCCAAAGACCGGAGCTTTGGAGAGATGAAGTTTAAACAGTGTCCTACAGAGAACATGGCTCGTGAGCATTTCAAAAAGCATGGGGCTGAACACTACTGGGACCTTGCGCTGAGTGAATCTGTGTTAGAGTCCACTGATTGA